The DNA window GAGCTTCTCGTCGCCTTCCTGAAAGATGCCGACGGCGGACGTTTCAAGGAAGATTTCAACGTTCTCCCTCTTCCTGGCTTCGTCCTCAAGGATTTTCGCTATCTCCACGCCCCTGACTCCCGCGAACTGCTCGCGCTTGCCGAAGAACTTGTGGGTCTGCTTGACGAGCTGACCGCCTAGCAGGGGGTTCTCATCGAGAAGAACAACGCTCGCTCCTGCATCGGCCGCATGGATGGCCGCCATTAGCCCCGCAGGACCGCCGCCCACTATAACGACGTCCGCCCTGACGACCTTTGCGTCCTTAAACTCAGGCGGCTTTGCCTCCTTCGGCAGCTTGGCCTTTCCGTGCTGGGGCTCGATCCTCATGCCGTCCTCGACGAGGGTTATGCAGGTTCTAACGTTGGGTATTCCGTTTACAACCATCAAACACGAGGAACATTTGCCAATGGCGCAGAAGAGCCCCCTGGGTCGCTTCTCGTTGGCGGAATAGTTCAAAACCCTCACACCTGCGGCGTGAAGGGCCGTCGCTATAGTTTCTCCCTCGTATGCCTTGATCGGCCGGCCCTCAAAGTATATTGTAACCTCCCTACCGCGCTCAAAACGCAGAACAGGATGTTCAGTTAAGCGCATGGTGTATCACCCATGCACCTATTCGTTCATGTATTTATGAAAATTTTTCAATCCGAAGGTTCTTCACCTTTGGTTTCAAGGATTACCAAAGCTTTATATATTGGGTGGGGGATAAGTTAGCTGGCGGCGGGCTAGGCCGGGGGGTTCGGCGTCCCCTGCAACCGGAAACCGTCGATATGCCGGGGCCGAAGCCCGGGGGGCGGTTCCCAAAGCCGTCCCCGGAAGCCGGGGCACAACGGTGATCCCTCGTCCCACGGGGCCGGCGGTGGGCGGGGTCCGGCTGGAGGGCCGGGCTAACGCCCTTTGCCCGCCGAACCCCGCCAGGCCCGGAAGGGAGCAGCGGTAGGCGGGACGTTCGGCGCTCGTGGGGTAGCGGGGGTGAGCGAGCCCCGGTGGAAGGGGACGGTGGAGGGTTCCCACCCCCGGGCGCGCCCGCCGCCGCTAAACTTTTGAACGGTTCTATGGAAATCTTAACGGTGGTTCCAATGCACCCGAAGATAGGTTCCGTTCTTGCGAAGTTCCCGCGGGTCGAGCTGATAAAGTGGGAGACCCCGATTCAGTACCTTCCGAAGATAAGCTCGATGGTCGGCGCTGACGTCTACGTCAAGCGCGATGACCTCACAGGCTTTGGAATCGGCGGGAACAAGATAAGAAAGCTTGAATTCCTCCTGGGCGATGCAATAGCCAAGGGTGCCGATACGGTGATAACACTCGGTGCGGTTCATTCGAACCATGCCTTCGTGACGGCCCTGGCCGCAAAGAGCTTAGGTCTGGATGCCCTCCTCGTTCTTCGCGGGAGGGAAGAGCCCAGGGGCAACTACCTCCTTGACAAACTTGTTGGGATAGAGACGAGGGTCTTCGAGGCCGAGAAGACGACCGACCTGATTCCAATGGCGGAGGAGATAGCCGAGGAGCTGAGGGCAGAGGGCAGAAAGCCATACATAATCCCGATAGGCGGCGCTTCCCCAGTCGGGACCCTCGGGTACGTGAGGGGGGTTGGAGAAATCGCTTCGCAAGCGAACGGGTTTGGCCTGGGATTCGACACGGTGGTTGACGCCGTCGGCAGCGGCGGCACTTTGGCGGGGATAACCCTAGGCCTGAGCCTCATTGGGGCGGAAACGGAGCCCGTGGGAATGGGCGTCGGGATATTCGCCGGTGACATGGAGGAGAGGGTCGCGGGCCTGGCCGAGGAGACGAGGAAGCTCCTGGGAATCAAGTGCAGGATCAAAAAGCCGAGGATACACGACTACAGCTTCGGCGCCTACGGGAAAATCGTGAGAGAGGTGGGAGAAACGATAAGGCTCGTGGCGAAGCTTGAGGGAATACTACTCGACCCGGTTTACACTGGAAAAGCCTTCCACGGCCTCATGGAGATGGCCCGGGCCGGCGAGCTCGGCGAAACCGTGCTCTTCATCCACACCGGCGGCTTCCCAGGAGTCTTCCACTACGGCGAGGAGATGCTCAGGCTCATGGAAAAGCCTTAAAGCCATCCTCCACCTTTTTGCCTTCGGGGTGTCAAGATGGCCAGCATTGAAGTGGAGCTTTTCGGGATAAGGTTCGAGAATCCGCTCATTCTCGCATCGGGAATAAACGACAAGGTCCCGGAGCAGTGGATTAGGGCGCACGAGGAGGGTGCCGGGGGGGTTGTCACCAAATCAATCGGAATCGAGCCGAGGGCAGGTTACGACAATCCAACGATTGTGGAGCTTCCCTACGGCCTGATAAACGCGATGGGCCTGCCGAACCCCGGCTGGAAGGGCTTCCTTGAGATGGTCGAAGGATACACCTTTGACTTCCCGCTCATAGTCTCGATTTTCGGCGGAACGCCGGAGGAGTTCGCCTTCCTTGCGGAGAAGCTGAGCGACGTCGCCGATGCATTCGAGCTGAACCTCAGCTGCCCCCATGCGAAGGGCTACGGCATGGAAATCGGTCAGAAGCCGGAAAACGTTTACGAAGTGGTGAAGGCCGTTAAGGACGCAACCGACAGGCCTGTTGTCGCGAAGCTGACGCCGAACATAGACAACATAACGAAGCTCGGTCTTGCGGCCGAAAAAGCTGAAGCCGATGCGGTCTCGGCCATAAACACGCTGAAGGCGATAGCGATTGACGTCTACGCGAGGAGGCCAGTTCTCAGCAACCACGTCGGAGGCTACTCCGGACCTGGGGTTAAGCCCGTCGCGCTGAGAGCGGTTTACGACCTTGCAAGAACCCTAGATATCCCGGTTATAGGCATCGGCGGGATAACCACCTGGCAGGACGCGGTCGAGTTCCTCCTCGCCGGGGCATCGGCACTGCAGATTGGAACGGCCCTCTCGCTCCGGGGCTGGAAGGTTTTCCGGGAGATTAACGAGGGCATCGAGGCCTACCTCGAAAGCGAGGGCTTTTCGAGCGTGAGGGAGATAGTCGGGCTTGCCCTCGGGTGATTTCTTTCCTTTCTCGCCGGGCCAAAAGGACTTTATAGGAGAAAAGCCTACTATACTACGGTGCACTACTATGCCGGTCACGAAGGTCACCCGGAACTACCAGATAACGATTCCTGCCGAGATTAGGAAGGCCCTCGGCATAAAGCAGGGCGAATACCTTACTGTCGAGCTTAGGGGGGAGGAGATAGTCATAAGAAAGGCCGAGATGGAGTGGCCGAGCATTGACTTGGGCAGGGACTTCACGCCAGAGAAAATCGAAGAGAACGCCGAAAAGATGCTCGGGGAGGCGTCAAGATGGGAGGAGTAGCCGTCGTGGACACGAACGTGCTCCTCTACTCCATCAACAGGAGTTCGGAGAGATACGAGGAAGCAAGGAGGCTCGTCAACTCCCTCGACAGAATCGTTTTGCCGACGATTGTGGTGTACGAGTTCGTGTGGAACCTTGCCGTCGGGGGCCTCAGTCCTGGGGAGGCCGAGAGGACGCTCTCAAAAATCCTTCTGAACGAGCGGGTTGCCCTCGCAGACGACAGGCAATACCTACTTTCAGCCTTTGAGCTCTTCGGGGATCTCGGTCTCAAGCACTACAACGACTCCGTAATCCTCGCCACAGCGAGGGACATAGGAACCATTGCAACTTACGACAAAAAGCTTAGAAACCGTGCTGCAAAACTGGGAATTAAACTGCTCCCGGAGGTGTTCGAATGAAGCGTGCCCTAGTGTTGTTCTCTGGTGGGCTTGACTCGACGGCCTGCCTTTATTGGGCGAAGAGGAACTACGACGAGGTCATCATGCTCACCGTGAACTACGGAAGCAACGAGGAAAGGGTCACGAACAGGGTCGCAGAGTTCTTCTCGAAGGAGCTGGACGTCCCGCTGAAGATAGTCAGGCTGGACTTCCTTGAGGAGTTCTCGAAGCTCATGGGGACGACCCTTGTGGGTGGTGAGACGCCGAAGGTTACGGCGGAAGAGCTTGAGGACATGAGCGTCGCTCAGGAGACGGCGAAGAGCGTCTGGGTTCCAGCTCGTAACGTCGTCCTGATAAGCGTCGCCGCTTCGCTCTTGGATGCCCTCGGAGGTGGGGACATAGTAGTTGGCTTCAACGCAGAGGAGGGGGCAACATTCCCGGACAACACCCCGGAGTTCGTCGAGAGGATGAACGAGATGCTGAAGTACGGAACCATGGCAGAGGTTAAGGTCGTCGCCCCGCTCATAGACCTCGACAAGAGGGGCATAGCGAAGCTCCTTAAGGAGCTGGACGCGAAGTACGAGTACTCCAACTCCTGCTACATGCCGAAGGGCTTCACAGAGGACGGAAAGCCAATACACTGCGGCGAGTGTGAAAGCTGTGTGAGGCGGCACCGCGGTCTGATTGATGCCATCGGTGAGGACGAGACCGTTTACGCCGTTAAGCCAAGGGTATGACCTTCTCCCGACTTCCCCTGCCGTGACGGCCCTGCCTCTCTGCCACCGCAAGATTTATAAATCTCTGCCTGCCCCTTATCTTTGGGCATGGGGCGGTAGCTCAGCCTGGGAGAGCGCCGGACTGAAGATCCGGGTGTCGGGGGTTCAAATCCCCCTCGCCCCACCACTTTCTCAGCAGCGCGGTGGTAGTCTAGCCTGGTCTAGGACACCGGCCTTCCAAGCCGGTGACCCGGGTTCAAATCCCGGCCACCGCACCACAATCTGTTTCTGAAGCCTTGAAAGAGCATCTTCCTGCGAAACAACCGCCGCAAGAATCATATTGACCACCTGCGACAAGTTGTAGCCCCTACTGCGAACTTCCTCGACCAAACCCTCATACAAGTAAAGATGAACCCGTTTCTTCTGCCAGTAATCGGCCAAATCTCGATTGAGAGCCTTACTTTTTTCATGGGCTTCTTGTCCCAAAATGACCCACCCGTTGAAATGTGACCGTGGAGAGATATTAAGACTGCGGTCATGGTTCACACCCTCACGAAGTCGTAGAACTCTTTCAGCGCGTCGGGAAGCGTGTACTCGCGCTTGCTCAGCTTTACGGCAACGTAGTGCTTTCCATCGCTGCCTTCTAGGAGGATGTAGAAGTTTCTCGCCGACTCTGCGAGAGCGTACTTATCTTCAATCTCGATAACCTTTGCGGGCTCGCCGTCGATCATAATATATTCCACGAACATGGCCGTCACCTCAGCCAATCGAGTAGGGCATAGCGGAGGGCTATGGCAGAAATGTGGAACCTGCCGAGGTCGTTATCTTCAACATACTCCTCCATGGCGGCCTCAAGATTCTCCCCAAAGTTCTTGAAGGCCTCGGCGATCGTCCTGCCACAACCCACTACGTAGCCGGCTGGATCCTCCACACACCAGACGCCGTCTTCTTTGTAGATCTTGAGCTTGAGCATGTGCCCTCACCATAATTCAGCAACTTTCCCGATCTCAAACTTCCACATTTTGGCGAGGTTTTCCATGCGTTCGGAGAAGCGGTCGGAGAGCCTGTACATTCCTCTATCCTCGTAAATCATGCCGATTGCTAAGAGTTTCTTCACGACTCTGAAGTAGAGGACCTTATCAGCGCCCTCAATGTCAAGGGCTTCCTGATATTCATCCTTGAAGAGGGCTCCGTTCTTCTTCAGGTATTCAATAAGGCGTTTTGCTATGTCGAGGGTCTTACCCTCGAAGAGGAGTTCCAAGACAGAGGTGGGTGGTTGGTAGACTGGAACCCTTATCTCAACATAGTCTGGAAACTTCCTTTTGCGAGGCATTATACCACCCCTGTTACTTCGTTAGCAAGTCGTATATTTTTCAGGTGCCAGGACGCTTCGTAAGTTGGGGTGGATAAGTACAGGTGGTGTATATTTGGCCGGGTTTTCCGGCGTTTGGGTTTGGTCATACGGGAAAGGTCCTTCTGAAAGATGGATAATATACAGGAGGCGTT is part of the Thermococcus sp. 21S7 genome and encodes:
- a CDS encoding pyridoxal-phosphate dependent enzyme, with the translated sequence MHPKIGSVLAKFPRVELIKWETPIQYLPKISSMVGADVYVKRDDLTGFGIGGNKIRKLEFLLGDAIAKGADTVITLGAVHSNHAFVTALAAKSLGLDALLVLRGREEPRGNYLLDKLVGIETRVFEAEKTTDLIPMAEEIAEELRAEGRKPYIIPIGGASPVGTLGYVRGVGEIASQANGFGLGFDTVVDAVGSGGTLAGITLGLSLIGAETEPVGMGVGIFAGDMEERVAGLAEETRKLLGIKCRIKKPRIHDYSFGAYGKIVREVGETIRLVAKLEGILLDPVYTGKAFHGLMEMARAGELGETVLFIHTGGFPGVFHYGEEMLRLMEKP
- a CDS encoding dihydroorotate dehydrogenase; protein product: MASIEVELFGIRFENPLILASGINDKVPEQWIRAHEEGAGGVVTKSIGIEPRAGYDNPTIVELPYGLINAMGLPNPGWKGFLEMVEGYTFDFPLIVSIFGGTPEEFAFLAEKLSDVADAFELNLSCPHAKGYGMEIGQKPENVYEVVKAVKDATDRPVVAKLTPNIDNITKLGLAAEKAEADAVSAINTLKAIAIDVYARRPVLSNHVGGYSGPGVKPVALRAVYDLARTLDIPVIGIGGITTWQDAVEFLLAGASALQIGTALSLRGWKVFREINEGIEAYLESEGFSSVREIVGLALG
- a CDS encoding AbrB/MazE/SpoVT family DNA-binding domain-containing protein, whose translation is MPVTKVTRNYQITIPAEIRKALGIKQGEYLTVELRGEEIVIRKAEMEWPSIDLGRDFTPEKIEENAEKMLGEASRWEE
- a CDS encoding PIN domain-containing protein yields the protein MGGVAVVDTNVLLYSINRSSERYEEARRLVNSLDRIVLPTIVVYEFVWNLAVGGLSPGEAERTLSKILLNERVALADDRQYLLSAFELFGDLGLKHYNDSVILATARDIGTIATYDKKLRNRAAKLGIKLLPEVFE
- the queC gene encoding 7-cyano-7-deazaguanine synthase QueC; translation: MKRALVLFSGGLDSTACLYWAKRNYDEVIMLTVNYGSNEERVTNRVAEFFSKELDVPLKIVRLDFLEEFSKLMGTTLVGGETPKVTAEELEDMSVAQETAKSVWVPARNVVLISVAASLLDALGGGDIVVGFNAEEGATFPDNTPEFVERMNEMLKYGTMAEVKVVAPLIDLDKRGIAKLLKELDAKYEYSNSCYMPKGFTEDGKPIHCGECESCVRRHRGLIDAIGEDETVYAVKPRV
- a CDS encoding type II toxin-antitoxin system HicB family antitoxin, which codes for MLKLKIYKEDGVWCVEDPAGYVVGCGRTIAEAFKNFGENLEAAMEEYVEDNDLGRFHISAIALRYALLDWLR